A DNA window from Dama dama isolate Ldn47 chromosome 19, ASM3311817v1, whole genome shotgun sequence contains the following coding sequences:
- the LOC133074057 gene encoding uncharacterized protein LOC133074057: MKNVFRKISLGRPEELYAPARHVQKPLKHFLSLSSSVQNTSDQETCPSNSSYGSYLSETHTPWALSRNRTLYSRSDSGISSLLPSDSFKYLTWHKVEQNDIQGSQLRCPRVREGPSAEELLLRQEECTLPSQKRVLEKNKWETWLQENWEDCTNLNLSFQDLGDPYQVENFNRILRRLIRVETLWLVDNSLVDLSAIRLPSCRVLNMNKNHLTSFKQLPKMPQIQHLSLADNHIETLNGLSSLQHTPLESLMLKRNPCEFHQNYRKRSSNKKTAQFKRERT, encoded by the exons cctcttaAGCATTTTCTTTCACTCAGCTCCTCAGTTCAAAACACAAGTGATCAGGAGACTTGTCCATCTAATTCATCCTACGGCTCCTATCTGAGTGAGACACACACCCCGTGGGCTCTCTCCAGGAACAGAACACTGTATTCTCGTTCAGATTCTGGAATATCATCCCtg CTTCCATCAGATTCTTTCAAGTACCTCACTTGGCACAAAGTAGAACAAAATGACATCCAAGGAAGTCAACTGCGTTGCCCGCGAGTAAGAGAAG GACCCTCTGCCGAAGAGCTGCTCCTCAGACAGGAGGAATGTACTTTGCCTTCACAGAAAAGAGTCCTTgaaaaaaacaaatgggaaacGTGGCTGCAAGAAAACTGGGAGGACTGCACG AATTTGAACCTTTCATTTCAGGATTTGGGGGACCCTTATCAAGTTGAAAATTTTAACAGGATTCTTAGAAGACTAATTCGAGTTGAAACCCTCTGGTTAGTGGACAATTCACTGGTGGATTTAAGTGCCATAAGATTGCCAAG ttgcAGAGTTTTAAATATGAACAAAAACCATCTCACATCTTTCAAACAATTGCCAAAGATGCCTCAGATTCAGCATTTATCCTTGGCTGACAACCATATTGAGACTCTGAATGGGCTGTCCAGTTTACAGCACACGCCACTGGAATCCCTTATGCTCAAGAGGAACCCTTGTGAATTTCACCAAAACTACCGGAAACG atcCTCCAATAAGAagacagcacagttcaaaagagaAAGGACTTAA